CAGGTTTAGTTGATGTTTATGAAGTTAATAATAAAGAAGAAGCCGCAAAGGCAATAAAAGAACTCGCTGAAAGGGAAGATATCGGATTAATAATAACAACTGAAAGAATTGGTGAAGAGATTAGGGATGTTATCAATTCAGTAGAAAAAGTTGTTGTGGAAATTCCAGATAAGAACGGTCCAATCGTTAGAGAGCACGACCCAATAAGAACCCTTGTAAGAAAAGCAGTTGGTGTAGAT
The sequence above is a segment of the Methanotorris igneus Kol 5 genome. Coding sequences within it:
- a CDS encoding V-type ATP synthase subunit F produces the protein MKIGVVGDRDTAIGFRLAGLVDVYEVNNKEEAAKAIKELAEREDIGLIITTERIGEEIRDVINSVEKVVVEIPDKNGPIVREHDPIRTLVRKAVGVDMK